The Acidobacteriota bacterium DNA window CCCAGCGACCGGGCCAAGTTCGGTCGGCTCGAAACTGCTCACCCGCCCTGGCAAGTTGAGCCTCGGTTGCGCCCGTGCCGGGTTCCCCGTGGACGGAGTATCGGCTTCGAGGAGCCGACGAGACAGCCTGCGGGGCGTCGTAGGGGGGCGCGCAACGCTCCCGCGCCAGCCCCAGTGTACGCACATCGGGTCGGCTGGCTCATGGCATCCAAGCGGCTATGAGCCGGTCCCGACCGCAGGGCGTTGCTCGCCGTTCGACGTCGGCGGTACTTCGTGCCGCCGGTCGTGTGGACCGTGGACCGTCCCGACTGCGCGGCGGGCCGATCCGGGCCCTCGCGGGCGCGGCCGGCGATCTCCTCGACCAGCGGACGCGCCGCCGGCGGACGCGCCGCAGTTCGATCCAGCGCGAGCAGCGCGGCGGGGTCAGGAGCTCGCTCGCCGCGTGGCGGTTCTCGCGAAACGCGGCGTGGCGCGCCGGCGGCGGGCTCGCTGCCGGGCGCGATGGGCCGCGCCAGGCCATGGGGCCTCATCGGCCCGCCGGCTTCGCCATGCGGTAGCCGACGCCGCGCTGGTTGAAGATGCGGGCGGGGCTGGCCGCGCTGTCGCCGAGCTTGCGGCGCAGGTTCTTGACGACGATGCGCACCAGGTGCGCGTCGTCGCTGTCGGGCTTGGCCCAGACGCGGCGCAGCAGCGTCTCGAAGGTCACGACCCGTCCCGCGTCGAGCGCGAGCGCGCGCAGCACCTCGTACTCGATGGCGGTGAGGTCGACCGCGTTCCCGCCGACCGTCACCCGGCGCTGGCCGTAGTCGATGGCGAGGTCTCCGAGGACGAACGGCTCGGGCGCCGCGTGCCGGCGCAGCGCTGCTCGCACCCGCGCCACCAGCTCCGTCGGCGAGAAGGGTTTGGCTATGTAGTCGGCCGCGCCCGACTCGAGCGCCCGCGCGACGGTCTCGTCGCGGCCGTAGGCGGAGATGAAGATCACCGGCAGGTCGGCGAGCTCGGGGATGCGCTCGAGCAGCTCGATGCCGTCGCTGCCCGGCAGCAGCAGGTCGAGCAGGACCAGCCGGGGCTTCTCGGTCCGGATGATGCGCCGCAGGTCGTCCGGGGCGCCGGTGACGAGCGGGGCGTAGCCGGCTCGCGAGAGCGCGCCGCGGACGAAGCGCAGCATCCGCGGGTCGTCGTCGACCACCAGGATGCGCGGCGGCTCGCCCCGCTCGGCGGCCGGCGGCGGGCCGGCGGCCAGCGGTCCGGCCTCTCCGGCCGCCGGCAGCGTGAAGGTGACGGTCGTGCCGAGGCCCGGGCCGGGACTCTCCGCCCGGATGCGCCCGCCATGCGCCTCCACCAGCCCCTTGCAGATCGCAAGCCCGAGGCCGTGGCCGGCCGGCGTTCCGCCTTCGCCGCCGCCGCCGTGCTTGCTGAACAGGCGCGGCAGCAGCTCCGGCGCGACTCCATGCCCCTCGTCGGACACGGAGACCGCGACGTGAGCCTCCTCGCGCACCGCCGCGACCCGGATGGGCGCCGAGTGGGGCGCGTGCCGCGCCGCGTTGGCGAAGAGGTTGTTGAGCACCTGCACAATGCGCCGGCGGTCGGCCAGCACGGGAGGCAGGCCGGAGGGAAGGTCCGGGACGATGGCGTGGCGGGCGCCGCCGGCCAGGAAGGTGCTCCTCGCCTGCTCCACCAGGTCGCCCACCTCGGCGGGCTCGGGGGAGACCGAGAGCGCGCCCGCGTCGATGCGCCCCGCGTCGAGCAGGTCGCCGATCAGGCCGCGCATGTGCCGTGCCTGCTCGTCGATGACGCGAAGGAACTCGCGCAGCTCGGCGGGGTCCAGCGCCTGCGAGTCGTCCAGCACGGCGGCGACCGAGCCCATGATGGCGGCGAGCGGCGTGCGCAGCTCGTGGCTCACCAGGCTCAGGAACTCGGTCCGCATCCGTTCGATCTCGTCGAGCGGGGCAAGGTCCTGCAGGGTCGCCACCACCGAAGCCACCGTGCCGTCTTCGGCAGGGATCGGGGTCGCGTTGATGAGCGTCCGGACGCTGCGCCCGTCGGGTACCGAGAGCTCGACCTCCTCGGCGCGCACCGTCTCCGCGTCGCCGAGCAGCCGCGCCAGGGGGAGCTCGGCCAGGGACATCTCGCGCCCGTCGGCGCGCCGGCACACGACCACCTCGAGGAGCTGTTCCGGCGGATGGCCGGGCATGCGAAGCCCTTCGACGATGCGCCGCGCCTCGCGGTTGAACGACACCGGCCGGCCGGTCCCCGCGTCGAACACCGCCACGCCGACCGGCGAGGTCTCGACGAGCGCCTCGAGGCCGGCCCGCGCGCGCCGCTCGTCGCGGTGGGCGCGGGCGTTGGCGATCGCCGAGGCGACCTGTGAGGCGAACAGCGTCAGCACCTCCTCGTCCTCGTCGGTGAACGGCGCCCCGTCCGCCTTGTCGCCGAGGAAGAAGTGGCCGACATGCACGTCCCGATGACGCATCGGGGCGCTCATGAAGGTGCAGGCGGGGAGTCCGACGGAGAGGCCGAGCGAGCGGACATAGGCCGTCCAGTCGGCGAGGCGCAGCGGCCCGGGCAGGTCGCGCACGTGGGCGGAGAACCGCGCGCGGTCGGGCCACTCGAGGAAGCGGCGTCTCTCCTCGTCGGTGAAGTTGGAGGTGACGAAGTCCCGCACCTCGCCGGCCTCGTCGATGGTGACGATGATGCCGTAGCGGGCGGCGGTCAGCGCACGGGTGGTGTCGACGGCCTCGTGCAGCACGGTGTCGAGGTCGAGCGAGGCGTTGATCCGCAGGATGGCCGCGTTGAGGGTCGCGGTGCGCCGGCGCAGCGCCTGGATCTGCGGCCTCGCGTCGTCGGAATCGGTCACGGCTCGTCCCTCGCCAGGCGGCGCGAATCACGGCGCGCTGCGACGCCGCAAGCGCGGCGGAGACGCCATTGCGGGCGCTTCGGCGGCACCATAACCCAGAAACTCATGAAAAAGATATAGAGAATTCCGATCCGCATACGCCAATT harbors:
- a CDS encoding response regulator, giving the protein MTDSDDARPQIQALRRRTATLNAAILRINASLDLDTVLHEAVDTTRALTAARYGIIVTIDEAGEVRDFVTSNFTDEERRRFLEWPDRARFSAHVRDLPGPLRLADWTAYVRSLGLSVGLPACTFMSAPMRHRDVHVGHFFLGDKADGAPFTDEDEEVLTLFASQVASAIANARAHRDERRARAGLEALVETSPVGVAVFDAGTGRPVSFNREARRIVEGLRMPGHPPEQLLEVVVCRRADGREMSLAELPLARLLGDAETVRAEEVELSVPDGRSVRTLINATPIPAEDGTVASVVATLQDLAPLDEIERMRTEFLSLVSHELRTPLAAIMGSVAAVLDDSQALDPAELREFLRVIDEQARHMRGLIGDLLDAGRIDAGALSVSPEPAEVGDLVEQARSTFLAGGARHAIVPDLPSGLPPVLADRRRIVQVLNNLFANAARHAPHSAPIRVAAVREEAHVAVSVSDEGHGVAPELLPRLFSKHGGGGEGGTPAGHGLGLAICKGLVEAHGGRIRAESPGPGLGTTVTFTLPAAGEAGPLAAGPPPAAERGEPPRILVVDDDPRMLRFVRGALSRAGYAPLVTGAPDDLRRIIRTEKPRLVLLDLLLPGSDGIELLERIPELADLPVIFISAYGRDETVARALESGAADYIAKPFSPTELVARVRAALRRHAAPEPFVLGDLAIDYGQRRVTVGGNAVDLTAIEYEVLRALALDAGRVVTFETLLRRVWAKPDSDDAHLVRIVVKNLRRKLGDSAASPARIFNQRGVGYRMAKPAGR